One region of Quercus lobata isolate SW786 chromosome 2, ValleyOak3.0 Primary Assembly, whole genome shotgun sequence genomic DNA includes:
- the LOC115975757 gene encoding LEAF RUST 10 DISEASE-RESISTANCE LOCUS RECEPTOR-LIKE PROTEIN KINASE-like 1.3 isoform X3 — protein sequence MNSWVLSSSPFLVSLFFIFFFVIKIPLSLCDEDMYESCSNTFNCGKLKKITFPFWGDNRPNSCGYPGLKLNCQGSVATIKIMNVTYQVLGVNPETQILKITREDFSAGICSPELVNSTLDPTLLDFGIGLQNLTIVYGCDFSWLIPFLGQFNCQKNGFSHIKWGAFGPGECKVSVVVPVPVQSGLLTGIEIEIVQSILEEAIREGFDVKWKVDTAACLNCTAYKGVCGYDLKRNQSTCYYYSSPDQKSNVPLGVGIGIAGAAIAGIFLGFFIFSIRKRKKRRAQESKSKDLPTPPSSTGGPASSNFARSIPSYPYSKSDLEKGSTYFGAQIFSYDELEEATNNFDTSRELGDGGFGTVYYGKLHDGRVVAVKRLYENNLKRVEQFMNEVEILTKIRHKNLVTLYGCTSKRSRELLLVYEYIPNGTVADHLHGNRSKSGLLTWPVRLSIAIESAEALAYLHVSDVIHRDVKTNNILLDEKFQVKVADFGLSRLFPTDVTHVSTAPQGTPGYVDPEYYQCYQLTDKSDVYSFGVVLIELISSLPAVDTNRHRHDINLSNMAVNKIQNHALHELVDPYIGFEKDYTVKRMTTSVAELAFRCLQQERDMRPSMDEVLEILRGIQNEEIGAQKAEVVDIRAADDVGLLKNIPPPLSPDSVVNDKWVSSSTPPNSF from the exons ATGAATTCGTGGGTTCTCTCATCGTCtccttttcttgtttctttatttttcatattcttcTTTGTCATCAAGATTCCTCTATCTTTATGCGATGAAGATATGTACGAGAGCTGTAGCAATACGTTCAACTGTGGAAAGTTGAAGAAAattacttttcctttttgggGAGATAACCGACCAAATAGTTGTGGCTATCCTGGACTAAAGCTCAATTGCCAGGGAAGTGTTGCTACCATAAAGATTATGAACGTGACGTACCAAGTGCTAGGTGTCAATCCCGAGACCCAAATACTCAAGATTACGAGAGAGGACTTCTCGGCTGGGATTTGTTCACCAGAGTTAGTGAATTCCACCCTCGATCCTACACTATTGGATTTTGGCATTGGTTTACAGAATCTTACAATAGTCTATGGCTGTGATTTTTCTTGGCTGATACCTTTCCTCGGGCAATTCAATTgccaaaaaaatggtttttcGCACATCAAATGGGGAGCTTTTGGGCCTGGGGAATGTAAAGTAAGCGTAGTTGTTCCTGTTCCAGTTCAGTCCGGTCTGTTGACAggaatagaaatagaaatagttCAGTCAATATTAGAGGAAGCCATTAGAGAAGGATTTGATGTAAAATGGAAGGTGGATACAGCGGCATGTCTTAATTGCACGGCATACAAGGGAGTATGTGGTTATGACCTGAAGCGGAATCAGTCAACGTGCTATTATTATTCCTCACCAG ACCAAAAATCTAATGTACCACTCGGAGTAG GCATAGGCATAGCAGGTGCGGCCATTGCTGGCATTTTTCTAggtttcttcatcttttccatCAGGAAACGAAAGAAAAGACGCGCACAAGAATCAAAAAGCAAAGACCTGCCTACACCTCCTTCAAGCACAGGTGGACCTGCTTCTTCTAATTTCGCTCGAAGCATCCCGTCTTATCCCTACTCAAAGTCAGATCTTGAAAAGGGAAGCACCTACTTTGGAGCGCAGATTTTCAGCTATGATGAACTGGAAGAAGCCACTAACAATTTTGACACTTCTAGAGAACTTGGAGATGGGGGATTCGGCACTGTTTACTATG GCAAGCTCCATGATGGGCGTGTAGTTGCAGTGAAGCGCctatatgaaaataatttaaaacgtGTTGAGCAGTTCATGAATGAAGTTGAGATCCTAACTAAGATAAGGCACAAAAACCTTGTGACACTGTATGGGTGCACCTCAAAACGTAGCCGAGAACTTCTCCTTGTTTACGAATACATTCCCAATGGAACTGTGGCTGATCATCTTCATGGAAATCGTTCGAAATCCGGTTTGCTGACTTGGCCAGTTCGGTTGAGCATTGCCATAGAGTCAGCTGAGGCACTGGCATACCTCCATGTATCAGATGTTATACACCGTGATGTCAAAACCAACAACATTCTCCTTGATGAGAAATTCCAAGTTAAAGTGGCTGATTTCGGTTTGTCACGGTTGTTCCCAACAGATGTCACACATGTATCAACTGCTCCACAAGGGACACCTGGGTACGTCGATCCTGAGTATTACCAGTGCTACCAACTCACTGACAAAAGTGACGTTTATAGCTTTGGAGTGGTATTAATTGAACTTATATCATCACTACCAGCTGTGGACACCAATAGGCACCGGCACGATATAAATTTGTCTAACATGGCTGTCAACAAGATTCAAAATCATGCATTACATGAGTTGGTGGATCCATATATTGGGTTTGAAAAGGATTACACTGTAAAGAGGATGACAACGTCAGTGGCAGAATTGGCTTTTCGGTGCTTGCAACAGGAGAGGGATATGAGGCCTAGCATGGACGAAGTACTGGAGATTTTGAGAGGAATCCAAAATGAAGAGATAGGTGCTCAGAAAGCTGAAGTGGTGGATATTAGGGCAGCAGATGATGTTGGGCTTTTGAAGAATATTCCTCCCCCACTTTCTCCAGATTCAGTTGTGAATGATAAATGGGTTAGCAGCTCTACTCCACCTAATTCCTTCTAG